From a region of the Campylobacter anatolicus genome:
- the eno gene encoding phosphopyruvate hydratase has translation MVYIEDVVAHEVLDSRGNPTIRAVVTLSDGTTASAIVPSGASTGKREALELRDKDERYSGKGVLKAVANVNEQIAEAIIGLDAYNQKAVDDEMFVLDGTQNYSNLGANAVLGVSMAVARAAANSLKIPLYRYLGGANASILPVPMFNIINGGAHANNSVDFQEFMIMPFGFKTFSDALRAASEIYHKLKGILNAAGHSTAVGDEGGFAPNLKDNEEPLKLIMQAIAEAGYEAGKQIKLALDVASSELYKDGRYELEGKKFSSEELIEYYVRLCEKYPIFSIEDGLSEDDWDGWAKLTARLGDKVQLVGDDLFVTNEKILREGIEKNIANAILIKPNQIGSVSQTMQTVRLAQRNGYNCVMSHRSGESEDSFIADFAVALNTGEIKTGATSRSERNAKYNRLLEIELENGEFLGDKI, from the coding sequence ATGGTTTATATTGAAGATGTTGTAGCACATGAAGTTTTAGATAGTCGTGGTAACCCAACCATCCGTGCAGTCGTAACTCTAAGCGACGGCACAACGGCTAGTGCGATAGTGCCAAGCGGTGCAAGTACTGGTAAACGTGAGGCGTTAGAGCTTCGTGATAAAGATGAACGATACAGCGGTAAAGGTGTTTTAAAGGCAGTTGCAAATGTAAATGAGCAAATCGCAGAAGCGATAATCGGACTTGATGCGTATAACCAAAAGGCAGTTGATGATGAGATGTTTGTGCTTGATGGGACGCAAAATTATTCAAATTTAGGTGCGAATGCAGTGCTAGGTGTTTCTATGGCAGTGGCTCGTGCAGCTGCAAATAGTCTTAAAATTCCACTTTATCGCTACCTTGGTGGTGCTAATGCAAGTATATTGCCTGTGCCTATGTTTAACATCATAAACGGTGGAGCACATGCAAATAACAGCGTTGATTTTCAAGAGTTTATGATAATGCCGTTTGGATTTAAAACATTTAGCGATGCACTTCGTGCAGCGAGCGAAATTTATCACAAGCTTAAAGGTATTTTAAACGCTGCTGGTCATAGCACAGCTGTGGGCGATGAGGGTGGATTTGCTCCAAATTTAAAAGATAATGAAGAGCCATTAAAACTTATAATGCAAGCGATAGCTGAGGCTGGATATGAGGCTGGTAAGCAGATAAAACTAGCACTTGATGTGGCTTCAAGTGAGCTTTATAAAGATGGCAGATATGAGCTAGAGGGTAAAAAATTTAGCTCAGAGGAGCTTATAGAGTATTATGTAAGACTTTGTGAAAAGTATCCGATATTTTCTATTGAAGATGGATTAAGCGAGGACGACTGGGACGGCTGGGCGAAGTTAACGGCTCGTTTGGGTGATAAGGTTCAGCTAGTTGGCGATGATTTGTTTGTTACAAATGAGAAAATTTTACGTGAAGGTATTGAGAAAAATATCGCAAACGCTATCTTAATCAAGCCAAATCAGATAGGTTCGGTCAGCCAAACTATGCAAACTGTACGTCTAGCACAGCGTAATGGTTATAATTGTGTGATGAGTCATAGAAGTGGCGAAAGCGAAGATAGTTTTATAGCTGATTTTGCGGTAGCACTTAATACTGGCGAGATAAAAACTGGTGCGACATCACGAAGTGAGCGAAACGCAAAATATAACCGCTTATTAGAGATTGAATTAGAAAATGGTGAGTTTTTGGGGGATAAAATTTGA
- a CDS encoding FtsB family cell division protein: MSEILKEYDVKKSKWSYFFKSFFRYIIAIICVAILAIHVGNIMFGKRSLDVMLSLQSQKERLSEDVEILKKRNAWLQKEYFELKELEPDTTKK; the protein is encoded by the coding sequence TTGAGTGAAATTTTAAAAGAGTATGATGTCAAAAAGTCAAAGTGGTCATACTTTTTTAAATCATTCTTTAGATATATCATTGCGATCATTTGTGTCGCGATACTTGCTATACACGTAGGAAATATAATGTTTGGAAAACGCTCTTTAGATGTTATGCTTAGTTTGCAAAGTCAAAAAGAGCGTTTAAGTGAGGATGTTGAAATTTTAAAAAAGCGTAATGCTTGGCTTCAAAAAGAGTATTTTGAGCTAAAAGAGCTTGAACCTGATACCACTAAAAAGTAG
- a CDS encoding glycerate kinase, producing the protein MRVLVATDSFKGSLSSLEAATAIKEALDELCDVVIKPIADGGEGSVEALCDALNGEYIDIITKDPIGNQILARYAIANGLAIMEMASASGLTLLRPHQRDPRQTSTYGFGLMIKDAIAKGARKFIIGIGGSATNDAGTGMLNALGFEFFDKDGNALVGVGKNLIKIAKISTKNVLPGLSECEFLIACDVDNQLYGKNGAAYVYGPQKGADGKVVKELDDGLINFANVVQNQFGTKFYELKGAGAAGGLGFGFVSFLNAKLESGIKIITQEIGLEDEIKMADLIITGEGKMDFQSSMGKTPTGVAQLAKKYGKPVIAFAGCVHQSAYECNDHGIDAFFSILNEPVSLEEAMRKDMAIKNLKITSVQAIRLFMINNKN; encoded by the coding sequence ATGAGAGTTTTGGTAGCAACAGATTCTTTTAAAGGTTCACTTAGCTCGCTTGAGGCAGCTACGGCGATTAAGGAGGCACTTGATGAGCTTTGTGATGTAGTGATAAAGCCCATCGCCGATGGTGGAGAGGGTAGTGTAGAGGCTCTTTGCGATGCACTAAATGGCGAATACATCGACATCATTACCAAAGATCCAATTGGTAATCAAATTTTAGCCAGATATGCCATAGCAAATGGACTTGCTATAATGGAAATGGCAAGTGCCTCTGGGCTAACACTGCTTCGACCACATCAACGCGATCCACGTCAAACTAGCACATACGGCTTTGGGCTTATGATAAAAGACGCAATAGCTAAAGGTGCCAGAAAATTTATCATCGGCATAGGTGGAAGTGCGACAAATGACGCTGGAACTGGTATGCTAAATGCTCTTGGCTTTGAGTTTTTTGATAAAGATGGTAATGCACTTGTAGGAGTGGGTAAAAATTTAATAAAAATAGCCAAAATTTCAACTAAAAATGTCTTGCCCGGTCTTAGTGAATGTGAATTTTTGATAGCCTGTGATGTAGATAACCAACTCTACGGTAAAAACGGTGCTGCCTACGTCTATGGGCCACAAAAAGGTGCTGATGGTAAGGTGGTAAAAGAGCTTGATGATGGGCTTATAAATTTTGCAAATGTTGTGCAAAATCAATTTGGCACTAAATTTTATGAGCTAAAGGGTGCTGGTGCAGCTGGCGGGCTTGGATTTGGCTTTGTTAGCTTTTTAAACGCAAAACTTGAATCTGGCATAAAGATAATCACGCAAGAAATAGGGCTAGAAGATGAGATAAAAATGGCCGATCTCATCATCACTGGCGAGGGCAAAATGGACTTTCAAAGCTCGATGGGTAAAACCCCAACCGGCGTAGCCCAACTCGCAAAAAAATATGGCAAACCAGTTATTGCCTTTGCGGGGTGTGTTCATCAAAGTGCCTATGAGTGTAACGACCACGGTATCGATGCATTTTTTAGTATATTAAATGAGCCTGTAAGCTTAGAAGAGGCGATGAGAAAAGATATGGCGATCAAAAATTTAAAAATAACAAGTGTCCAAGCAATACGATTATTTATGATAAATAACAAAAATTGA
- a CDS encoding GntP family permease yields the protein MSGISLIISFVIAIGVMIWMISKLKVHPFLALMSVSLVLAIVAGIELAKIPGIIGNGFSGTFKSIGIVIIFGALIGTILERTGAALKLADMVVSLVGQKHPEIAMLIMGWIVGIPVFCDSGFVVLNPIREALYKKISANPVGTAVALSGGLYAAHVFIPPTPGPIAAAGMLGLGENLLLVIIMGAVVSIPVLIGVYLFAKSIGKDVHINDEEANKIITKSYEELIKQYGKLPGGFLSVAPIFMPILFMALGSIAKILKIDGVEGELLAFLGNPIMALTIGVIFAIFLLSQTDKLRDFNEITNDTLKTVGPILFITAAGGVLGNVITAAGFVEYIKANAQVISVAGIFFPFIISTILKTAQGSSTVAIITTASIMGMYSDTSSLMGALGLNTEMAGALCVMAIAAGAMCVSHANDSYFWVVTNFSKMTPQQGYRTQTMMTFIMGIVGMLSIYVLSLILL from the coding sequence ATGAGTGGAATTTCTTTGATTATTAGCTTTGTAATAGCTATTGGCGTTATGATCTGGATGATCTCAAAGCTAAAAGTACATCCATTTTTAGCTTTGATGAGCGTTTCGCTTGTTCTTGCCATAGTTGCTGGCATCGAACTGGCAAAGATTCCAGGTATAATCGGAAATGGCTTTAGTGGGACGTTTAAAAGTATAGGCATAGTCATCATCTTTGGTGCACTTATTGGTACAATACTTGAACGAACTGGGGCAGCATTAAAACTTGCCGATATGGTCGTATCTTTAGTAGGTCAAAAACATCCTGAGATAGCTATGCTCATTATGGGCTGGATAGTTGGTATACCGGTATTTTGCGATAGCGGATTTGTCGTGCTTAACCCTATACGAGAAGCACTTTATAAAAAGATCTCAGCTAACCCAGTAGGTACGGCAGTCGCCCTTAGTGGCGGATTATATGCAGCTCACGTCTTCATACCGCCTACACCTGGACCTATAGCTGCAGCTGGAATGCTCGGACTTGGAGAAAATTTGTTACTCGTTATCATAATGGGTGCTGTCGTATCCATACCTGTGCTTATTGGCGTATATCTTTTTGCTAAAAGCATAGGTAAAGATGTGCATATAAACGATGAAGAGGCAAACAAAATCATCACAAAAAGCTACGAAGAGCTGATAAAACAATATGGCAAACTTCCGGGTGGATTTTTAAGCGTAGCTCCGATATTTATGCCGATACTCTTTATGGCACTTGGCTCGATTGCTAAAATTTTAAAGATTGATGGCGTCGAAGGTGAGCTATTAGCATTTTTAGGCAATCCTATCATGGCTTTAACGATTGGCGTAATATTTGCAATATTTTTACTCTCCCAGACAGATAAATTAAGAGATTTCAACGAGATAACAAACGATACGCTAAAGACAGTCGGACCTATACTATTTATCACTGCAGCTGGTGGTGTACTAGGCAATGTTATAACAGCAGCTGGATTTGTAGAATATATCAAAGCAAACGCCCAAGTTATCAGTGTAGCGGGGATTTTCTTTCCATTTATCATCTCAACTATACTTAAAACTGCTCAAGGTAGCTCAACAGTCGCTATCATCACTACAGCGTCCATAATGGGAATGTATAGCGACACTAGTTCACTTATGGGTGCACTTGGATTAAATACCGAAATGGCAGGAGCACTTTGCGTTATGGCAATAGCAGCTGGTGCCATGTGCGTCTCTCACGCAAATGACAGCTACTTCTGGGTCGTTACAAATTTCAGCAAAATGACACCACAGCAAGGATACCGTACACAAACGATGATGACGTTTATAATGGGTATTGTTGGTATGCTTAGTATTTATGTGCTATCGTTGATATTATTATGA
- a CDS encoding YceI family protein, with the protein MKKFIFLFIFLTIFANSAEYQIDKDHTNVGFRIKHISITNINGNFKDYDAILDFDRDTQSINYLKATIRVASINTQNTKRDNNLTSEIFFDEKKFPLINFKMTKFDRANNAVYGDLTIKNITKNIKLNYNYTGNAIDVYKNDKDSFELRGNIKRTDFDIHPTYPNTLLSDDVKIIVDVQAKMNH; encoded by the coding sequence ATGAAAAAGTTTATTTTTCTATTTATATTTTTAACTATATTTGCCAACTCGGCAGAATATCAAATCGATAAAGATCATACAAATGTAGGCTTTAGAATCAAACACATATCCATCACAAATATCAATGGAAATTTTAAAGATTATGACGCTATACTCGACTTTGATAGAGATACGCAAAGCATCAACTATCTTAAAGCAACTATAAGAGTCGCCTCTATAAACACACAAAATACCAAACGCGATAATAACTTAACTAGTGAGATTTTTTTCGATGAGAAGAAATTTCCACTTATAAATTTCAAAATGACTAAATTTGATAGAGCAAATAATGCAGTTTATGGTGATCTAACGATAAAAAATATCACGAAAAATATCAAGCTAAACTACAACTACACGGGCAACGCTATTGATGTATATAAAAATGACAAAGATAGCTTTGAGCTACGTGGTAATATAAAACGAACGGACTTTGATATACATCCAACATATCCAAACACTCTATTAAGTGATGATGTTAAGATTATAGTAGACGTTCAAGCAAAGATGAACCACTAA
- a CDS encoding YceI family protein: MKNTLKASLIAIIFALSANATNYEIDPNHSNVGFEIKHFKISKVSGNFKSYKADIDYDKTTNIFNKFDVTIDTSSINTQNDKRDEHLRTADFFDVSKFDKIKFKMTKFEKDGNDEGKIYGDLTMKGITKPIILDFDYHGENKNAQGKEIIGFSLESKILRSDFGIGGGFADATISDRVNLEIDVEAKAK, encoded by the coding sequence ATGAAAAATACACTTAAAGCTTCGCTTATTGCGATAATTTTTGCACTCAGTGCAAATGCTACTAATTACGAAATAGACCCAAATCACAGCAATGTTGGCTTTGAGATTAAACACTTTAAGATCTCAAAAGTAAGTGGGAATTTTAAAAGCTATAAAGCAGATATAGATTACGACAAAACGACAAATATATTTAATAAATTTGACGTTACTATCGACACAAGCTCCATAAATACACAAAATGACAAACGAGATGAACATTTAAGAACGGCCGATTTTTTCGATGTTTCAAAATTTGATAAAATAAAATTTAAGATGACAAAATTTGAAAAAGATGGCAACGACGAGGGTAAGATCTATGGTGATCTCACAATGAAAGGCATAACAAAACCTATAATTTTAGACTTTGATTATCATGGCGAAAACAAAAATGCACAAGGAAAAGAGATTATAGGATTTAGTCTAGAGAGTAAAATTTTAAGAAGCGACTTTGGTATTGGTGGCGGTTTTGCCGATGCAACAATCTCTGATAGAGTAAATTTAGAGATTGATGTGGAAGCAAAAGCAAAATAA
- a CDS encoding phospholipase A: MIKILAFLVVGLNLMAQSADELYQKAQEYENLGDIKTAMSLYKQAAKKGLDSTQQKNQNSINLTQIPQPKTAQNQIAINLASVQKATKESEQNPLGIKLYGLNYLLPATYTKNVANDERKKFETKFQFSIQKPLAYDIFGLKESIGVSYSQTSWWQTARTSAPFRESNYRPEIYVDFSTRQSLLNFNTTSIRLGLLHESNGQAGDESRSWNRLYAQGTFEFNKLKITPRIWAVVGDVSDNKAISDYVGRADVKLSYKLGGHIFNAILRNNLKLDKTNKGAFELGWLFPIFSNGIYGYLQYFNGYGENLFDYNKHTNKIGIGVAVLK; this comes from the coding sequence GTGATTAAAATTTTAGCATTTTTAGTAGTGGGGCTAAATTTAATGGCTCAAAGTGCAGATGAACTTTATCAAAAAGCACAAGAATATGAAAACTTAGGTGATATAAAAACCGCTATGAGCTTATATAAACAAGCAGCAAAAAAGGGGCTAGACTCAACCCAACAAAAGAACCAAAACTCTATAAATTTAACTCAAATACCGCAACCAAAAACAGCACAAAATCAAATAGCCATCAACCTAGCATCAGTCCAAAAAGCCACAAAAGAGTCAGAGCAAAATCCACTAGGCATAAAGCTATATGGACTAAACTACTTACTCCCCGCAACCTACACCAAAAATGTAGCAAACGACGAACGCAAAAAATTTGAAACCAAATTTCAATTTAGCATTCAAAAGCCACTAGCTTACGATATATTTGGACTAAAAGAGAGCATAGGCGTATCGTATTCGCAAACGTCTTGGTGGCAAACGGCACGGACATCAGCTCCGTTTCGTGAGAGCAACTATCGCCCTGAGATCTACGTAGACTTTAGCACACGTCAATCGCTTTTAAATTTTAACACCACTAGCATTAGGCTAGGCCTACTGCACGAGTCAAACGGACAAGCTGGAGATGAGAGTCGTAGCTGGAATAGACTTTACGCACAAGGCACATTCGAGTTTAATAAACTTAAAATCACGCCACGCATTTGGGCTGTGGTAGGCGATGTAAGTGACAACAAAGCCATAAGTGATTATGTCGGACGAGCTGACGTAAAGCTTAGCTATAAGCTGGGCGGACATATCTTTAACGCAATACTTAGAAATAACTTAAAGTTAGATAAAACCAATAAAGGTGCATTTGAGCTTGGGTGGTTATTTCCGATATTTTCAAATGGAATTTATGGCTATTTGCAGTATTTTAATGGATATGGTGAAAATCTATTTGATTACAATAAGCACACAAATAAAATAGGCATAGGCGTAGCTGTGCTTAAATAA
- a CDS encoding NTP transferase domain-containing protein, protein MKNCVVLAGGKSSRMGRDKTLLPFGDFATLTHFNAHKLGNIFNNVYVSSKLDKFNPPLTLIKDLNDSDFSPMLAIFSILSQFKNENEHIFIIPADMPFVSENTIRELYKFRENFDMVIAQDDKYTHSLCGFFSPNLSIYAKELYEKGEHKIGLLRDLCKCKKVKFANSDEFFNVNNPSEYEEAVKRL, encoded by the coding sequence GTGAAAAATTGTGTTGTATTAGCTGGTGGTAAAAGCTCCCGTATGGGTCGTGACAAGACGCTATTGCCATTTGGCGATTTTGCCACACTTACACATTTTAACGCTCACAAACTTGGCAATATATTTAACAATGTTTATGTGAGTTCTAAACTCGATAAATTTAACCCACCACTAACACTCATAAAAGACCTAAATGATAGCGACTTTTCTCCTATGCTTGCGATTTTTAGCATACTTTCGCAATTTAAGAATGAGAATGAACATATTTTTATCATACCTGCCGATATGCCATTTGTAAGCGAAAATACTATAAGAGAGCTTTATAAATTTAGAGAAAATTTTGATATGGTTATAGCTCAAGATGATAAGTATACTCATTCACTTTGCGGATTTTTTAGCCCAAATTTATCCATTTATGCGAAGGAACTTTATGAAAAAGGCGAGCACAAGATAGGGCTTTTGCGTGATCTTTGCAAATGTAAAAAAGTAAAATTTGCAAATAGCGATGAGTTTTTTAATGTAAATAATCCAAGCGAATATGAAGAGGCAGTTAAAAGATTGTGA
- the leuC gene encoding 3-isopropylmalate dehydratase large subunit, with translation MSRQTITEKIFSDHVGREVYANEIIESDIDMIIGNDITTPISIRQFERSGATRLANPDGLAIVMDHYIPAKDILSANQAKISRDFAYKHDLKNYFDEKDMGIEHALLPEKGLVVPGDVIIGADSHTCTHGALGAFATGMGSTDLAYAMITGKNWFKVPPTIKVIFKGKLGPHVYGKDLILEIIRRLGVDGALYKALEFSGEVVANLDMDSRFSMCNMAIEAGGKSGIIAVDETTRKFLSDKNLRAEPKIFHSDEGAKYEQILEIDVSKLDPVIAYPFLPSNGKSIKEAVKDDLSIDQVFIGSCTNGRLSDLRIAAELLKGRKVARKTRLIITPATQKIALAAQKEGLMDIFVEAGAVVSNPTCGACLGGYMGILGANERCVSTTNRNFVGRMGDRTSEIYLANSAVAVASAIAGKIADPRDL, from the coding sequence ATGAGTCGACAAACTATCACAGAAAAAATTTTTTCCGACCACGTAGGACGTGAAGTATATGCAAACGAGATCATTGAGAGCGACATCGATATGATTATTGGTAACGATATTACCACACCTATCTCTATCCGCCAGTTTGAACGCAGTGGAGCGACAAGACTAGCCAACCCTGATGGCCTTGCTATCGTGATGGACCACTATATACCAGCCAAAGACATCTTAAGTGCAAATCAAGCTAAAATTTCACGTGATTTTGCCTATAAACACGACCTTAAAAACTATTTTGACGAAAAAGATATGGGTATAGAGCACGCTTTATTGCCTGAAAAAGGCTTAGTAGTGCCAGGCGATGTCATCATCGGAGCAGATAGTCACACCTGTACACACGGTGCACTTGGAGCGTTTGCGACCGGTATGGGATCAACCGATCTAGCCTATGCAATGATAACTGGCAAAAATTGGTTTAAAGTGCCACCAACGATAAAAGTAATATTTAAAGGTAAACTTGGACCGCACGTATACGGCAAAGATCTAATACTTGAAATCATTCGCCGTCTGGGCGTGGATGGTGCTTTATACAAGGCACTAGAGTTTAGCGGTGAAGTGGTGGCGAATTTAGATATGGATAGCAGATTTTCAATGTGTAATATGGCGATAGAAGCAGGTGGAAAGAGTGGCATCATCGCGGTTGATGAGACGACTCGTAAATTTTTATCGGATAAAAATTTACGTGCAGAACCAAAAATATTTCATTCAGATGAAGGTGCAAAATATGAGCAAATTTTAGAGATAGACGTTAGTAAACTCGATCCAGTCATAGCATATCCATTTTTACCAAGCAATGGTAAGAGTATCAAAGAAGCGGTTAAAGACGATCTGAGTATAGATCAAGTATTTATCGGCTCTTGCACTAATGGACGCCTTAGTGATCTTCGTATCGCAGCCGAGCTTTTAAAAGGTCGTAAAGTAGCACGCAAAACGCGTCTTATCATAACGCCAGCTACGCAAAAAATCGCCCTAGCTGCACAAAAAGAGGGGCTAATGGATATTTTCGTTGAAGCTGGTGCTGTCGTAAGCAACCCAACCTGTGGTGCCTGTTTGGGCGGGTATATGGGGATATTAGGAGCAAATGAGCGTTGTGTATCAACAACAAATAGGAATTTCGTCGGCAGAATGGGCGATAGAACAAGTGAAATTTATCTAGCAAACTCAGCCGTTGCAGTAGCATCTGCAATAGCTGGAAAGATAGCTGATCCAAGGGATTTGTAA
- a CDS encoding NFACT RNA binding domain-containing protein: protein MIKFSYNMHMKYAHLRQIETFLSKFKKITSIKRSGDMVLCINFDSESCLFFDLSKSSSAIYTNPEFMQIKEYKAPFDIALKKRFNASKILSIKTLENNRIMCFECELSGSYKSEISLLYLEFTGRFTNAIITDKNGIIIEALRHIDNSFRVIKPGKNLIQLAPIVIKEKIDQPISDFKAFFKDEFERINTEKLISLKSIKIAQIERKIGALQVNLDALENENKLREQADLLSLKAEVLLANLSNIKEYEREFELKDFNGKKIKFSLNESPKMAANSFFTHSKRLRQKAAGVINERENLNKKIKFNEGLLNLVKNAISVSELEILMPKQTQFIKQKNADENVQNFFIADYKIAVGKNEKGNETLLKNANKNDIWLHIKDIPSAHVIIKTNKAKLSDEVLNYAAKICLNFSVSGAGRYAIDYTKRENVRIISGGHVNYINYKTIILTK, encoded by the coding sequence TTGATAAAATTTTCATATAATATGCATATGAAATACGCACATTTAAGACAGATCGAGACATTTTTATCTAAATTTAAAAAGATAACAAGCATAAAACGCAGTGGCGATATGGTGCTTTGTATAAATTTTGATAGTGAGAGTTGTTTGTTTTTTGATCTTAGTAAAAGCTCATCAGCAATCTATACAAACCCTGAATTTATGCAGATAAAAGAGTATAAAGCTCCGTTTGATATCGCTTTAAAAAAGCGATTTAATGCGTCAAAAATTCTAAGTATAAAAACACTTGAAAATAATAGGATAATGTGTTTTGAATGTGAACTAAGTGGCTCATATAAATCCGAGATCAGCCTACTTTATTTGGAATTTACAGGGCGTTTTACAAATGCTATCATAACTGATAAAAATGGTATTATCATCGAGGCTTTAAGACATATAGATAATAGTTTTCGTGTCATAAAACCTGGTAAAAATTTGATTCAGCTTGCTCCGATTGTGATAAAGGAAAAAATAGACCAGCCTATAAGCGATTTTAAAGCGTTTTTTAAAGATGAGTTTGAGAGGATAAATACAGAAAAACTTATAAGCCTAAAATCGATCAAAATAGCTCAAATAGAGCGGAAAATAGGGGCTTTACAAGTAAATTTAGATGCTTTAGAAAATGAAAATAAATTGCGAGAGCAAGCTGATCTATTAAGCTTAAAAGCTGAGGTATTGCTTGCAAATTTAAGCAATATTAAAGAGTATGAGCGTGAATTTGAGTTGAAGGATTTTAATGGTAAAAAGATAAAATTTAGTTTAAATGAAAGCCCAAAAATGGCTGCAAATAGCTTTTTTACTCACTCAAAACGACTCAGGCAAAAGGCAGCTGGTGTGATAAACGAGCGAGAAAATCTAAACAAAAAGATAAAGTTTAATGAGGGGCTTTTAAATTTAGTAAAAAACGCAATAAGTGTTAGTGAGCTTGAAATTTTAATGCCAAAACAAACGCAGTTTATTAAGCAAAAAAATGCCGATGAGAACGTGCAGAACTTTTTTATCGCTGATTATAAAATTGCAGTCGGCAAAAACGAAAAAGGTAACGAGACACTCCTTAAAAATGCAAATAAAAATGATATCTGGCTACACATCAAAGACATACCATCAGCCCACGTCATCATAAAGACAAACAAAGCAAAGCTAAGCGATGAGGTGTTAAACTACGCAGCTAAAATTTGTCTAAATTTTAGTGTCAGTGGTGCTGGGCGATATGCCATAGACTACACAAAACGTGAAAATGTCAGGATTATTAGCGGTGGACATGTTAATTATATCAATTATAAGACGATAATACTTACAAAGTAA
- a CDS encoding phosphatidate cytidylyltransferase: protein MSSRILTGAFMLLAILIVFFINSYLLNFIILGVVLYFAFNEALKLYGIEHKQLVFIALAFYVLTFFTNPIFIAMLTIMLVSSILAHIKSENLKCVLPFIYPTTPIFMIWMLYSEYGLGYLVWLILSVAASDSVAYFVGKAIGKRPFSPSSPSKTIEGVIGGVSAGTIVGVVCASFVMDGFLQIVCASFLVCLFAIWGDLFESYLKRLCGVKDSGALFPGHGGMLDRIDGYLFGVVALLWALSW from the coding sequence ATGAGTTCAAGAATATTAACTGGGGCATTTATGCTGTTGGCTATTTTGATAGTATTTTTTATCAATAGCTATCTTTTAAATTTCATAATACTTGGCGTGGTGCTGTATTTTGCCTTTAACGAAGCCTTAAAGCTTTACGGCATAGAACATAAGCAGCTCGTGTTTATTGCACTTGCCTTTTATGTGCTGACATTTTTTACTAATCCGATATTCATCGCGATGCTCACTATAATGCTTGTTAGCTCTATTTTAGCACATATAAAAAGCGAAAATTTAAAATGTGTTTTACCTTTTATATATCCGACTACGCCGATATTTATGATTTGGATGCTTTACTCTGAATATGGGCTAGGCTATCTTGTGTGGCTTATTTTAAGTGTTGCTGCAAGTGATAGTGTGGCATATTTTGTAGGTAAGGCGATCGGTAAACGTCCATTTAGTCCAAGCTCACCGAGTAAAACGATCGAAGGCGTCATAGGCGGTGTAAGTGCAGGTACGATCGTAGGCGTGGTATGTGCGAGTTTTGTTATGGATGGATTTTTGCAGATCGTTTGTGCGAGCTTCTTGGTTTGCTTGTTTGCTATTTGGGGTGATCTGTTTGAGAGCTATTTAAAGCGTCTTTGCGGTGTTAAAGATAGTGGTGCGTTATTCCCAGGGCACGGTGGTATGCTAGATAGGATAGATGGATATTTATTTGGCGTAGTTGCTTTATTGTGGGCGTTGTCGTGGTAA